The DNA window TTGCCATTTCATAAATATCAATGAAGTTGCGATGGTTCGCGCCGGTGTTGCCAACCCAGATATTGTTGTGttacataaaactataaaaccaCTGAGATAACACACGCACAGGTTGCTCATCTATATCTTAATTCACTGTTGTGAGCTTACAGTTTcccacaataattataataaaaaaatatatcaatgatGTGCAAAAACTTAAAGAGTCATAAATTAACAACGGCGTAGATGTTGGACCATCCAATAACGCTACGTCACTTTATtcacaaatataataacaataagacTAAATATAATCTGTGAGACAGTCATACTTTCTCACCTTCAAGATCATAATCGTCTACATAACGTGATCCATTAGTATTTGGTAATTCGCACAGTTTGCAGCTAATTCCAGACGAGTGCGTACTTATAATATAGCATTGCGCAACAAGTAATAGGTCGCCGGTTCGCTGCCCCTCACTTATAATACACCGTCACCTATTTGCGTGAGAAACTAACCTCAAACATTCTAATCCGCTCCCAGAAGTAACAGCTCCTCATAACAACTTCGATAAGCCTTTTTATCGGAAAGCGAAGTGAAGAAATATTGAATGGTGCAGCCCCTCCTGCATTGTTGTGGAAATGCACGAAAACACGAACGAGCCATTAGTCCAGACATGCAACTTATCTACGGCAactcattattataattgcGTAACCTCCGCGGTGAAAATGGGCGGGAAAAACGTTGCAGCCATGTTGTATTCGAAAGTGTCATGGCGCGCGCTGCGTCTTCCTCCGAGGTCAGAAAAACAAACTATTAATGTAAACAATGCGCCGTGTGAACTTTAAAACCGACTTTTAAGATTAATAGATTACTTTTTTAAGTATTCACGTGAGGAAGTTTGTATTAGAATTTATCTCGCTGTATTAGCTCACGCTCCGTTCATTAGTGGCTGTTAATAATCCAGCCAGTATAATGGAAGTTGATTAATCTTTCAAaggtaacaatataatttataattgaatGCTGCAGACGGAACTACGGAAATGGTTCCGTTATTACGGAGATTTCCCCAGATAATAACTATCGACAGTTGGTATCTGCAATCAGACTACACTCCAAGTTTGCCGGCTTACGTAACAAGCGACGCGGAGCTCGTATTCTATGCATAACTAGGCGCTCATACATTCCTGGTAATGGAGTTTTTCTTCGACATGATTGAGTTGCCATAGTCTTCTTGCTGTAATGGCTTCGATGCGGGAAGTGGGTTACTGTGGTACGAGGCGATGAGGTAGCAACTGCGCACATTGTACTCTATGTAAACGAAGTCACTCCATGTTTGTGAATTTAATTCagtaaattatttagacacagCAGATTTCAATGACTATAATTCCCATATTTCACACCAACAAAGATCACActcatattattaaaacaattgcgAATTAAAAATCCCATCTGAGATAGTCATAAAGGGACCTGAGTGTGGTTGCCCAAGATCCTGTGTGTCGCAAGCTCTCCTCTCCGGCTGCATCGGGCCGGTCGGTGGTGTTCGCACCATTTCTATGCACAATATGCGCGCGGGTTGCACATCGCATTGTCGCGTGCCGTGGTTCCCGCGCGCGGTTCCCGTGAGACTCGTCACGCGCAAATGTAAACGTTTAGGGTTTCCAAACTAATGCACCTATCTATGCAGCTGCAGTTACTACGTTGCAAAAGAAACCTTTCATTTCTGAAATATATTATAGGAGAATTTCACCCAACacctttttttatcttttccaTAATTTCAATTCCTATAGTAACCTTACCCTTTGATTGCAAAACTTCAAAGATTGACATCTAATAAACATCAGGAGGTTCGATACTCCTCCAGTGAGGGAGTAACGATGTAAGTGGAACTCATTTCCGTAACTTTATAGCGGTAGGAAGTGTATGACAAACCCAGCTTGGATCAATGTCAGTGTAATAgttgaacattttgttttttaatcttcAGTGAAGTTTATACTTAGAATTATCATGATTTAATGGTTAATTTTAACTTGAAATCAAGTATAACATCGTTGATGGCTTAATTCTACATAAATAAGCCTACTCTACTTTTGCATATTAAGTTATGTCAGGAGCGATTCTCATGGATATATCTTTGTAGCCAATTACAACTATTTGGCAGACTCGTATGTATGAAGAACCGGCACCTCTGTAGTCACTCTAAATATCTATTCGCAGAAATTTCTATTTACAGCtacaatatgaaattaaaacagACTGATATTATCGTGGTATATTAATTCAGCCATGTTTACGTATATTGTATGATATAATTAGGCGTATTGTTGCATTATTGCATCATGTCACTTTCTTTGTATGATGTCTGCAGATGTGCAGATAGCACACGTTACGAGTATGCAGTGAATGCACCTGGCTGCTAAGTTTGATGCACTTAAGTGATTAAGTTGTGCTCTAAAACAATAGCGTTCTAAGGTATTATGAGCTGTTAAACGAAGTGGTTAGCGGGCCACGAAAACTGCGGGCGACACGACATTTTTTATACGGTGATGTAGATTGTAAGATAATGTTTGTGGcgtttttattgaaactaacttgatagttttaattactttatttgtcTTATAGTTAAATACTTACACGTTTGTACTGTATGTGTGGTTAAACCGTACCACTGGTTTATACTTACATGTACTAATTCTGAATACAATCAATTTACATGATATTATTCCAATTTCAACCAAGTTTTAAATATCAGTACTTTAAATGGTCAGTTCTTTACCTATCTATAGCTAAATAAAGGTCCATCTCtcaaattaattacaacaaaaacatatttactaCAGTAATTGAATTACCAATCTCCGCTAGTTTCGCGGCCACGACTTAGTTGCTTACGTTACAATTACCATGTTCCCGTACACGACACGCTGTCACGTCAACTCGACGATACACAAATACACAGAAACACACACATACGTCACGTCAAACACGTCACACACGTCATGTAGTAAATGAAATGTTGCTATCGTTAggaatattatgtagatattataCTGAAACACTATTGATTGAGAATGATAAAACCAAACTTAGGTATTCGTATCTAGGTAcaaataggtatttgtttttgCTATAAATGTTTTAGTGCTTAAgtttacctagcgggtttaccggggcttcggctcgaaaagcaggaataggaacggggtggttttacgtcaataagagtctgacactacctctcgcctcgcccatgcaggagaaagcattggatgatattctttacttaaaaaaagtgtttatgtttaaaaagttagtaTACTCATTCCggattaaaaaaattacctgTACCTACACACTAAATGCCACACATACATTAGCCAAATAGAAAACATACACACACTACATTCTATTGTTTGTCCAAAAAGAGTTAATGAAAGtttaatcccatcaaaaacatcctgtaaaaaacccaagtctcgcagctcagtctttctaccgtcaaaagttgtgagatccatgtaataccaagtcggttaatctatttagtgtctacttgaaggaccttctgtcttaagttattacataagttattatcatgccaatattaaaaatatttaacgttttaaacaaatagatcgacttggacatcgcttgatttgattattagtatgtatcacactacacagcacgacgggccagcgaccaacaggaacgagagtttcaatcgcgtgaggcgcgagagactaaagaatctaatataatattgtaatattcattttgttttcatgcgatgtccaagtcgatctatttgtttaaaacgttaaatatttttaatattggcatgataataacttatgtaataacttaagacagaaggtccttcaagtagacactaaatagattaaccgacttggtattacatggatctcacaacttttgacggtagaaagactgagctgcgagacttgggttttttacaggatgtttttgatgggatctcacttctttttgtagagcctttctttttacaaaattcttttcttttctttttttttctttcttttttctgtaatatattgttttattagattttcgtacttcaagacatgtccaatcatgtgtttttcattacgtcgaccattttacaagtaataatgttgttcagtttcatgggctaaacacacccttacccaccctataccccctcccttgcctcatatggtaggtacctatctacacctattaaatttataaccaccaccaaccaccaactgcataaataactttgtaatcccatatatttatatgggattacaaagttattgatgcagttggtgtatttggaaaactggaccgaaattacaaaatatttaagttttcccatgattaagacactaaactctatatgtattccaaatatgaagcttctaagtctgctagaagtgccttggacttttgatgatcggtgagtcagtgagtgacaaaatttagaaactttaacaagttgtcattcttaaactactggttcaaattgactgaaattttaaatattccgtgtttatacaatgccggattagttactgaagattcaggtttcttgctttatccacaaccgaattatagggggtcgaaaaaggcccgaattgcttcgagaaaaggatggtacggccgtgccgctttttttgctcgacttggcgggggcactgccgtgcccccagatatcgTCTGAATAACTCTCGTTCATCTTAATGTTCCTCTGACCTGTTTGCTCGCGGGCTGTGAAACACGGCGTTTAGCATAATCCACCACAGCGCAGTTGTGTAAGCAGAGCTCTCATAGAGCGCACTCGTGAGGATTCCCTCCTAATTACCTGTAGAGATAAGTTACACGCATCGGTAACCAATTACATGTGCTCAGTCTTCGTTAATTTATTGCTGTGTTCATGATTTCGGTATGAAGGTATCCCTTGAGAAAACCCAATATTTTCCCCGGGACAAGTCTACATAAtataacgtcacgtcttttaacCACCGAAGACCTATAAAGCTCTGtctgggaatcgaaaccgagactcCTTGCTTGGCAGTCCATAAGTCTGCCAAACACCAAAAACCCTATGTGCTAGTGAAGACTCCACTGacctataaaattataagaagTGGGTACTTAAATAAGCACgaaattatttaagtaatacatattacgattacattattacatacgATTATATATAAGTAGTGAAGCacataatgtaatgttaattaCAAGAATAGACCTTCCACTCCACATTACGCACGACGCAGTAAAGTCCCCCTGGCCGGACTAATCACCATGGTTGCAACATCAGACCCTGACACTGTTAGCTATGGTGCCCGCGAGACCATGAACCACTACTTTGGGAAGAATGGTAATCTTTATTGCCATCGACTTAGATGCTACTGTTATCCAGTTGACGGTAAATCACCAAACTTGTACATCTTCAAACTCTTTACCCATACTAATTAAATGGTCGTAAGAGTGCCAAACAAGAGGTTTCCAGTTGGATTCCCAGGTAGGACAACAATAGCAAACGTAGGACCCGTAACTAGCGAAAAAAGTATCACATTTTATCTCTATTTACTTCTTCAAACAATAAAAGTTGTCCCATACTGTACTACGGGCTCCCATCCTGTCGCCGGCCTGGATACAGGCGTCTTAACCTCGTTACATCACACAAATGACATGTTTAGCAAAAAGCGAGTAAGTACACGTCCCCCGGCTTTCTCCGCGGAGGTCAATAGTGAGTGCAGATGAGCAGGGTTACGTCACCGCGTCATTATGAGTACGACTGCTATCACACACGCGGATATGTCATCGGTAATCTCTTCCGGAGGTAAAATTTGATTGCGACAATCTGCAATATCTGTGAATGGTGATGGAGTGTCGAGTCACGAGGAATGCGTCTCTACTTGGTATTCATATTGTTAGTACTTCATTTCTTACAAAAAGCCTGAAAAACGATTGAcactgaaaacaaaaaatacacattattgCATTGACACGATGGACAGTAATGatcaaataaaatcattataggagtaaaacaaaaaaatattctcctTAATCGGTACTTCTAAAATAGTGGAAATTTGAAGTTAGGAGTTAAGCAACATGATGTACTCCTGATCCAAGGCATGCGTATCATTACAACgttatatgtaaattaattgaaagtTGAACCATCCAAACGTCGGCAGATAACATCAGCCTCCGTGAAAGTACAAACACAACGTACGTAATGTGCTGGGTATGTGATGTACTTCAAGTTTACGGCGCCGGCGCACGTGGGCAGACTGCCACACGTCTTGCTAGATAATCTGTGGCGGAGGATTTCGACCGCGCATGCGTGACCGCCATACTAACTCCAACATTATGAGTCATTTTCAATGAAATTCGGACATTGTTTACATACGCACGCGCACCAATTATGTCCAATGTTGGTTAAATCGTCAAATGGGAATGCAAGGTTTCCGAAATGTGAAACTTTTCCTTTTAGTTACTTGCGTATAGGTATGTCAAAGTCACAGCATGCGTTGActgttaagtaactattaatcAGTCCTACAACGATCAAGTTCAGCCTAAAGCTGGAAACCTACAAATTGTTTGACTCAATTTAATGGCTTACCTAGCAATACATTTCAATCCCAAGCCTAGAAAAGACAGTAACAAAGCGGCCACTTCGCTCACCACACTAATTTATGTTAACAAGATAGTGAGAGCAATTAAACCTTCAAGGTTTGCTGCTGTTTGGCAACAAAACCGCGCCATTTAAATCAATTGCCAGTCGAGTCATTTGTCGCGGATTCGCGAGGAGTAGTAGATTGCGGTGTGGCAACAGGGCGATCAGCGCGGTGGGAAAGTGTGGCAACACCGCGTCGTTACAATGAGGGTACCTACATTGTCTAGTGGCACAAAGTGACACACGTCCACTGATGACTCTCCTTGGTGTGTTCACACCTCCTGCCATTTTATAATTGTTGTCTTTTTGTAACTTAACTTCAGAAGTTAATGCCATATTCTgaaaggtttaaaataaatgacaattgAGATTCTACTGCAGTAGGACATTGAGACTTATCTCTTCATATCTCAGAATTGTACAAAATGTTTGGTGACTTTTATCAGTCGCTAATGTTCCTCTTCCATTGTTCCAGCTGGTACCAGCGCTGGTGCTGCTGTCGCTGGCTGCAGCCACCCCCCGCAAGACGTACAAGCGTGAAGGTAAGCCCCCGcccgaccactcgactaacacAGACATGCCTCTGTCATGAAGCAGGAATGTCACGTAGCACTAAACTTGTTCTGTGATCTTGTCATATGCTGGTAAACAGTTTATATCATTCcaacttacatattttatggTAACTGAGAATGTTGGCACAAACAAACTAATACTTTGCCAAGATGTGTCGTATTGTAGCATAAATACTTGTCTTCATGACAGAGGCTCTACGAAGTATTACTTACAATACGAAATAAAAGCACCAATCCCTTTGTTCGCAGCGCCCCTGAGCTCGTCGTACCTGCCTCCCTCGCGAGGTGGTGGCGGCCACGGGGGCGGTGGACACGGCGGCGGTGGACACGGAGGCGGCGGCCATGGAGGCCATGGAGGTGGCAGGCCATCGTCCTCATACGGCGCTCCCAGCAAGCCTTCCAGCAGTTATGGACCTCCTAAACCTAGCTACGGACCACCGAAACCATCGAGCAGCTACGGAGCCCCACCATCATCAAGCTACGGACCCCCGTCACAAAGCTACGGACCCCCTCCATCCAAGCCTTCCAGCTCCTATGGACCCCCACCATCTAAGCCATCAAGTTCCTACGGCCCTCCTGCATCTAAGCCCTCAAGCTCTTACGGAGCCCCAGCAAGGCCTCCAGCGACAAGCTACGGAGTGCCAACTGGACCTTCTACGACTTATGGCGCTCCTAAACCTTCCAAGCCCTCCAGCTCTTACGGCGCTCCCTCCAGCTCCTACGGAGCACCCTCACCACCTTCCAGCTCGTATGGCGCCCCGTCTCCTCCTTCAAGTTCATACGGTGCTCCCTCGTCTGGCCCATCCAGCTCATACGGTGCTCCTTCTCCTCCTTCCAGCTCCTACGGTGCGCCTTCGTCCGGCCCCTCCAGCTCATACGGTGCACCTTCTCCACCCTCCAGCTCCTACGGTGCCCCAGCCTCACCTCCCTCTAGTTCTTACGGTGCCCCTGCATCTCCTCCATCCTCATCTTACGGTGCTCCCGCGTCTGCACCATCCTCATCTTATGGTGCTCCCCCCTCCTCGTCCTATGGTGCCCCAGCATCTCCTCCCTCATCTTCCTACGGAGCTCCCTCATCTGGTGGTAGCAGCGGTGGCTTCAGCAGCAGCGGTTTTGGCAGCAGTGGTTTTGGAAGCAGCGGTTTCGGAGGCAGCAGTTTCGGCTCTAGTGCACCCTCGTCAAGCTATGGAGCCCCATCCAGTTCGTACGGAGCACCCGCGGCGCCTTCAAGCAGTTATGGTGCTCCtagcagcggcggcggcggcggccatGGTTCAGGCGGTGGGTACTCTTCTGGTGGCGGATCTGGTGGGTACTCTTCGGGCGGCCATGGTTCAGGCGGTGGATACTCCTCGGGCGGATCTGGTGGATACTCCTCTGGCGGCCATGGTTCAAGCGGCGGATACTCCTCGGGCGGCTCCGGTGGTTACTCATCAGGAGGATCTGGTTTCGGCGGTGGTCACTCtagcggcggcggtggcggccaTGGCGGTAGCTCAGGAGGTTACTCATCAGGCGGAGGTGGTGGATACTCCTCTGGAGGCAGTGGTGGATACCCGTCGGGTGGAGGCTCTGGTGGATACTCCTCTGGAGGTGGATATTCCTCCGGGGGCTCGTCGGGCTTCGGCGGCGGCCACTCATCAGGCGGCGGCGGAGTGCCCGCGACCATCAGCCAGAGCTACGACTCCAACGGCGGCTACGTGTACTAGGGCCGGCTGCTGCTGCTGCTCGCCTAGTGCTCGCGTACTATAGTCAATTGTTAAGTTATCACAGACTCAGTATTGATGACGTGGCGAACGTCACAAATTAGGTTTGTATGTAATCAGCATGTAGGCTTTGAACCAAACCTGTATGTATTAGATGTTACAAAATGGAGAATTTGATGGAATGTGTAAAGCTCTCTGCTGACAGTGGGAGGTTACAATCCTGGACAGGCACTAACTAACTAATCTTTGAAGTCGCGAAGAACTATACAAGTTAGTAGGACGGAACATATTCTGTGTAATCTCAAAATTGTGATGTACAATCGGACGAAGTAACATGTACTCGTGTCGGTGCTGCTTACCGAGTAAGCGACGCTTCAAGTAttaacattaacttaatttgtaattaatgtaatgaaattgtacaaaaatttagttttaaggtcccaatgaatgaataattatacttttgtataaaataaacttttgtaaatattaaaaatgtttgttttcattaacTACGTCCCTGAGAAGTTTTCAATATTAACTACTAGGTAATTGGATTTATCTTGAAATACTCGAACCTCGCCTAGAATGCTACGACTACAACTACAACTGTATTCGAATAAAT is part of the Spodoptera frugiperda isolate SF20-4 chromosome 30, AGI-APGP_CSIRO_Sfru_2.0, whole genome shotgun sequence genome and encodes:
- the LOC118269958 gene encoding pro-resilin isoform X2, with amino-acid sequence MVHIKLALVPALVLLSLAAATPRKTYKREAPLSSSYLPPSRGGGGHGGGGHGGGGHGGGGHGGHGGGRPSSSYGAPSKPSSSYGPPKPSYGPPKPSSSYGAPPSSSYGPPSQSYGPPPSKPSSSYGPPPSKPSSSYGPPASKPSSSYGAPARPPATSYGVPTGPSTTYGAPKPSKPSSSYGAPSSSYGAPSPPSSSYGAPSPPSSSYGAPSSGPSSSYGAPSPPSSSYGAPSSGPSSSYGAPSPPSSSYGAPASPPSSSYGAPASPPSSSYGAPASAPSSSYGAPPSSSYGAPASPPSSSYGAPSSGGSSGGFSSSGFGSSGFGSSGFGGSSFGSSAPSSSYGAPSSSYGAPAAPSSSYGAPSSGGGGGHGSGGGYSSGGGSGGYSSGGHGSGGGYSSGGSGGYSSGGHGSSGGYSSGGSGGYSSGGSGFGGGHSSGGGGGHGGSSGGYSSGGGGGYSSGGSGGYPSGGGSGGYSSGGGYSSGGSSGFGGGHSSGGGGVPATISQSYDSNGGYVY
- the LOC118269958 gene encoding pro-resilin isoform X1; its protein translation is MVHIKLALVPALVLLSLAAATPRKTYKREAPIPLFAAPLSSSYLPPSRGGGGHGGGGHGGGGHGGGGHGGHGGGRPSSSYGAPSKPSSSYGPPKPSYGPPKPSSSYGAPPSSSYGPPSQSYGPPPSKPSSSYGPPPSKPSSSYGPPASKPSSSYGAPARPPATSYGVPTGPSTTYGAPKPSKPSSSYGAPSSSYGAPSPPSSSYGAPSPPSSSYGAPSSGPSSSYGAPSPPSSSYGAPSSGPSSSYGAPSPPSSSYGAPASPPSSSYGAPASPPSSSYGAPASAPSSSYGAPPSSSYGAPASPPSSSYGAPSSGGSSGGFSSSGFGSSGFGSSGFGGSSFGSSAPSSSYGAPSSSYGAPAAPSSSYGAPSSGGGGGHGSGGGYSSGGGSGGYSSGGHGSGGGYSSGGSGGYSSGGHGSSGGYSSGGSGGYSSGGSGFGGGHSSGGGGGHGGSSGGYSSGGGGGYSSGGSGGYPSGGGSGGYSSGGGYSSGGSSGFGGGHSSGGGGVPATISQSYDSNGGYVY